A window of Victivallaceae bacterium genomic DNA:
TCACGGTTCTTCCGGAGAAATGGCTTTGGAATTAGCAGATACGGCTCAGGTCATATTTTTTCTTTTTGCCGCTATGGCTATTATAGAGCTCATAGACGCTCACAAAGGATTTGAACTTCTTGTTCGTTGTTTTCGATTTAGTTCGGGTTATAGTTTACTTTGGTTATTAATCGGTATATCTTTCTTTATGTCGGCCGCATTGGATAATTTGACTTCGATTATTATTATCGTTTCGATACTCAAACGCTTAGTAAAAAATAGAGAAGATCGTTGGATATTAGGTGCGGTTTGTGTGATTGCAGTGAATGCCGGAGGTGCTTGGACTCCTTTAGGTGACGTTACGACGACGATGCTTTGGATTAACAACAAAGTGTCTTCTTGGGGTATTATCAAATCTCTTTTTTTTCCAAGTGCCATATGTGCCCTAGTTTCCGGATTAGTGGCTCAACTATTTCTGAAAAAACGGCATATTGCAATGCATGACAATGTCAGTAAATCGGATCCTCAACCCGGAGCCTACGTAATACTCATTTTAGGAATAGGTTCCTTGTTGATGGTTCCGGTTTGGAAAACTTGTGTGGGTTTGCCTCCTTTTATGGGAGGTTTGTTAGGATTGGGGCTTGTGTGGTTAGCTAGTGATTGGTTACATCACCCTCATGGAGAAAGTCGTTCCCATTTAAGAGTCCCTTATATTTTAACGAAAATAGATATATCTTCGATTACGTTTTTTATCGGAATCTTAATGGCTGTCAATGCTTTAACATACGGAAAAATACTATTTTCTTTTTCGGAATTTTTGGATCGATTGCTTCCTAGTAGGAATTACGTTGCCGTTGTCATAGGATTGGTTTCGAGCATTTTAGACAATGTACCTTTGGTAGCCGCTACTATAGGAATGTACGATTTACCCACGGATCATACGTTATGGAAACTGATTGCTTATGCTGCGGGGACCGGAGGAAGTATTTTAGTCATAGGTTCAGCTGCTGGCGTAGCTTACATGGGGATAGAGAAAGTTGACTTTTTGTGGTATTTTAAAAAAATTTCCTTGGTAGCTATCTTGGGATATTTCGGAGGTTTAGTCACTTATTTCGTTCTTAACGGTGTTTTGGGTTTATAGTATTTACTTTTTTTTCGATTATTTATTAACATGCTCTCCGTTTTGCTTGCTTTGAAGGAGTGTTATGAAAAAATTATTTGTTAGTTTAGCCTTTTGTTTACTTGTCTCTAATTTTAATGGGATTTGTGGAGAAAATAAAAAATATGGAGTTTGCGACAACTCTCAAAGTATTTTATTCAATGGGCTTCAAGATCTTGATTTCATCAATCATTTGGTGAATACAAAGTATGCGCCTATCTCATGGAAAGAAAAAATTTTTGGGTGGAGTGCAGAAAAGGAATTGCAAAATTTTCGGGACAGGTTATCTTGGCATTATTATCTCAAAGTTTCCCATATACAAGAAGGCATGTTCAAATATTTTGAATCCCTTCAAGATTATCATGCGGGTATTCATTTTTTCGCTACCGAGCGTTCTTATTTACCCCTGGTTTTAAAGCGAACCGTAAATGGGAGCGTATTTGTTGTTGATGCTTTATCCAATATCAATGGATTGAGTATCGGAGATGAGATTATTGAATTTGACGGAGTTCCGATTAGAAGTGTTATTGCTTATAAGATGAAAGGAAAAGGAGGATTGACCGATCTCTCTAATGCAGTTCGAAGTCTGACTTTTGTGTCAAAAGCTGGTGGGGCCTCATATGTTCCTTCTGGTTGTTCCTCTTTATTGTTAAGGAAATCGGATGGGTCTTTAAAAAATGTTGTCGTATCTTGGCACTATACTCCGGAACAAGTGAAAGATCTTCTCAATATTCATACGCATATTCCTACTCCTTACGCAGTTCGCTCTATTTTTAAACATGATCAGAAAAAGACTCAATCAGTAAGTCAATCGCTTAGAACGGATATGATGCCCTTCTTTTGGCAATTCAGGAAACATTGGGAATCTTCTTTTAGAGAACACGGCTTAGGAGCTAAGTTAGGCTTTTTACCTTATTTCGGTCATTCCGTTTTATGGGAACAAGCGACAGGACCTTTCCGTGCCTATATTTGCAAAGTAGTCGATTCAGCTGGTATATCGAAGAACCTCGGTTTTATTCGAATACCTACCTATAGTTGGGAAGAAATGCAAGATGCGGTGGATGAGCCATGGGAATTATTCGGAAAGATAGTTTCTTTCATGCAAGCGCATACTGATGGGTTAATTATCGATCAACAAAATAATCCTGGTGGCAGCGTATTCTATATGTACGGATTAATTTCGATGTTGATTGATCAACCGGTAAGGCTCCCGTTACATCATATGACGATTACTCAAGAAGAAGTAGAATCGAGTGTTAATTGGTTAGAAACATTGAAAGATGTGGCAACGGATTATCAAGCGCAAGCAGTGCTTGGAGAGCATATAGAGGGGCTTGTCACCGATATTCGTTCGGCACGCGCTATTAAAGATTTTTCTCAAAAAATTATTCGAGAATGGGAATTCGGTAGATATTCTTTCACTAATCCTTTGCCCTTGCTTGGATTTGATAAAGTTTATCCGAATCCTTACTACAGGTATACTAAACCGATTATTATGTTAATTAATGAAGAGTGCTATTCTTGCGGGGATCTTATGCCTGCAATTATGAAGGATAACGATCGTTCTCTTCTTATTGGACAAGTTACGGCAGGGGCTGGTGGATTTGTCTATCAAGTAGAATTCCCTAACAGAAGCGGGATTAATTCTTGTTCATTGACGGGATCTATGGCTCTTAGAAAGGATGGCTCTTATATAGAGAATGTGGGAGTAACACCTGATGTGATCTTGAATTTGACGAATTTCGATCTGAAAAGCGGGGATTATAAAGATTATGTGCAAAATGTTGAAAATTTATCTTTATCTTGGATTCAAGAGCATAATTCAGGAATGAATGCTTCGGATCCAGATCCGCACTTTGTTATTCAATAAAGCTTATTGAATAAATAATTGATAATAGAAGCCCTAAAGAAGGATTATCTGCTATTGTTGGATAATCCTTTTTGGTTGGTTATTAATTTTAAAAATCAGCGTTTGTTTTTATGAAGAAATTATTTCTAACAAATCCCAGAGGCTTTTGTGCCGGAGTTGTTCGGGCTATTAATATTGTTGAGACTGCTTTGCTTAAATGGGGGCCTCCCATTTATGTTAAACATGAGATCGTTCATAACGAGCATGTTGTAAAATCTTTACAAGATAAAGGAGTTCTTTTTATAGAAGATTTGGATATCGTTCCTTGTGGTGAGCGAGTAATTTACTCAGCTCATGGAGTGTCGCCGGAAATTCGTCAGCAAGCTCGAAAAAGAGGCCTACAGGAAGTTGATGCTACTTGTGGTTTAGTTACTAAAATTCATTCGGCGGTTAAACGTTTTTCTAAAAAAGGTTTTCAAATTATCTTAATCGGACATAGAAATCATACGGAAATTATCGGTATAAGAGGAGAAGCTCCGGAAAATGTTATCGTTGTTGAAAATATTGAAGATGTAGAGACATTGCCTAACTTTAATGAACCAGTTTTTTGTGTTACACAAACGACTTTAAGTTTAGATGACGTAAAACTTATTTCGGATGCTTTATTGAAAAAATATCCTACTCTTCAAACGCTTCCTACTTCATCCGTTTGTTATGCTACAGTCAATAGACAAAGAGCTTTAAGAGCTATTTTAGATCGTGTAGATTTGGTATTGGTTATTGGAGATAAAAAAAGTTCTAATTCAAATAGACTGTGTGAGGTAGCTATTCGTAGAGGAATTCCTGCGATCTTAATAGGCGATTCTTCCGAAATTTCTATGGATCTTATTCAAAATTATTCGAATATAGGACTAACTGCGGGAGCTTCAACTCCTGAGTATGTGGTTCAATCCTGTATTACCGTATTAAAAGATTTAGGGATCTCTGAAATCGAGTACATCACTTATGTTGAAGAAGATGTTGTTTTTGAACTGCCGAAGGAATTATGCCTTTGTTAAGGATGTTATTTTGGTTAAAATTTTTGTAAGAAGTTGGTTTTCCTTTTTTGACTTCTGTATCAATTGTTTTTTTTTTATTTGAGACATCCTGTCTTTGCACTTATTGATTTGATTATTTTTATACGTAGCTGTTTTTTTAATCCTTACAAGGAAGTTAAACGGGCTAGGGAATCATCTTCGAATCCGGATTCCGGAAATGTTTATGGAGAAACACCTCTTATTTTATTGAAACGGTTATTCGAAACATTCGGACTGACGTCAGAGGATGTTTTTTGTGATCTCGGTTCGGGATTAGGTCGTGTTTCTTTCTGGGTTTATTATTTCGTAAAGTGTAAAAAAGTCATAGGCATGGAACGTATGGAGCGTTTTGTACTTTTCACTTCTAAGGTTCAAAGACTGTTTTTTGCTTCCCGACTCTCATTTATCAGAAGTGATTTTACGATTGATTATCCTAAAGAAGCTACCTTTATTTATTTTTACGGCACTTCGTATTCATCTGAAATAATCAGAGCTACCGCTGAAAAATTAAAATTTCTAAATAAGGGGGCCGTAGTTATTACGGCCTCCTATCCTATTACGGACTTTTTAGAAGAAGGATTTCGATGTACGAAAATCCTTTACGGACGCCTCCCTTGGGGAAGAACCGTTTTTTTTAAGAATGTAAAAGAATCCGATTACGAATGTCCGTTATTGATACAATGATCTCGTAGTATCGTGGTACATCTGTAGAGATTGATAGATAAATTGTTCCAAATTTTTCCAATTGTCTTTAATGTCTTCGATATTACGAGTTCGTTCATCCGCATCTACTTTGTAAGATTCTTTTAGGTGCTCGTCATAACTACGATGACTTTCCGAAAAAGCGGTTTGAACTTGTCCAGTGGCTTTGCTCATATCTGAAATAGCTAAAGTGATTTTACTTGTATTTTCAAAGAATTTTTCGGATTCCATATTTTTTAAACCGGAAAAAACCATTCCCAACTTATTGAGAATTGACTCTCCTTTTATATTTCCGATAATTGGAGCTGCTCCGGAAACGACAGCCATAACTCCTGCTACGATACCGGAAATCAAGAGAGTGTGACCCTGAGCTTTAAAGCTATCGACTACCTTTCCCATATGTGTGAGTTGAAGTAACCGTTGCTCTAATCTGGAATTTTGCTCAATACCTCTGCTTTTGATACAGATCTTCATAACTTCTATGAATATTCGTAAAACATCCAGATGAGACACACGTAGCTTCAAAATCTGAGATAAAATAGATTCCGCGAAAGAAAAGATGACAAAATCTCGTACGACTTTTCCCAAAGTAATCGGTTTTTTTTGAGTCTTGCCAGTCTCTGAAGTCTTGTCGATATCGGCACAGTTAAGTGAGTCATCTTCTTCGGAAGAAGAACCCTCATGTTGTTCACGACCTTCTTTCTCACCGGAACTTTCATGTTGCGTTTCTAGGGATTCATGATCCGATTGGAGTTTTTCTTGCTCGATTTCAGATTTGGTAATAAGTGGTCCTCTTACTCCTTTAGTTTTAGTTGTCGACGTGGTTTCTTCTTTGTATTCAACTTCTTGTTGAGATCGTAGTGGTTTAAGATCTCTTAAAGAAGTTGAGCGATATACTGGAACGTGTAGTAATTGACCGGTTACCGATAAGCAATTTTCGGATTGAGAGCGAACGATGGGGAAGCTTACCGTAAACGTCAGGTCTCTAGAAACATCGACTTGATTTCTTGAAACGCATGTATGACACTCGAGTAGTGATTTATTTTGAGAAACCGACGCCTGATTGGCCGTTGAGCTTGTTATTAAAGATTGCTCCGAAGCATTTTGAGACGAACTCATTGCACTTTTATGTTGAGGGGTTGAATGCTTTTCTCCGAAAGTAAAAGATTGACTTCTTAAAAAACCGCGAGCATTAGAAATGCTGAGCATTTGTTGATTGAATGTTAGTTGATTCAAACGCACAGAATCGATATTCGAGCTCACAATCGCAGGTAATGAAATAGAACTTGCTTTAGAGGAATTTGCTAATAAAATGCCGTTGTTTGTGGAAGACGAAGCAATTATTGTTTCAGACTCCGAAGAGTTTTCTCCTTCATTTACCCCTTCTTGATTTTGTATGAAAGCTTCATTTGGCTGTAATGTGGGGGCTATTGACGATATACTCATATAAATACCTATATTTTAAGAAATTGAGATGAAGATTATAGGCTCGAGATTTTTTTTATCTCAAACGCAATCTTTTTTTTATGAATTATGAGTAGTTCGGTATCAATGATAAAAAATATCATCGGTTCGAGCTATTTCTCTTTCAAGATCAAGCGCTGTCGAAAAACTATCGAAAAGCTGTTCAATAGAGTCTACGTCGGACTGGGCTTTTTCGCTTAGATCATCCCTTGTATGATAGAGTAGTTCCAAATGTCTTTCTGTTTTTTTTATTTCACTCACGGAATTGAACAAACGGAATGACGAAACGGCTTCTCCGATGATAGCTGCCCCGAATCCGCTCATTAAGATTGTTATGATGGTTTGAGGAATGGCTTGTGCCGCTCGGATAGCTTGAGAGATGCCTCCAGTGGCAAAACAAGTAATCAAAGATAAAACCAGACAAATAGCGCTGATACCGATTTTCATCCAAGAAATCACGGCACGCTTTTTAGCTACATTATTACCAGGTAAAAGTTTAGCTATATAATTCCATCCGCCAGTCCATTCTATAAGGGAATTCACTAAGCTAAAAAGTCCTGCAGCTAAGAGTCCCGCTCCCATAATTGCACCGACTCCCGAAAAAATTAAAATCAATCCGGAAATACTACCTAAAAATGAAGCCATCCAAGACAAAAACTTACCTAATACTCCCCATCGTTTGACCGTCGTTTCTTTTTCAATTGCTTCTCGCATTTGCTCAATTCTTTGACTATAGGTGGCATCGATTTCTTTTTGATTGAAATCCATCTCGTTCTTATAAGTCGAATAAGCCGAAAAATCGGACAAGATACCTTGTTTTGTTAATATATAATATAAAGCAAATATACCTGTGTTCGGTAGAGGTAAAATCGGCCTGATTGCAGAAGGTGAAATGATAATATCCGTCGATGTTGCATCCGGTGCTTGTGTTTTTGCATACATGAAAGAAAACGGTGTTTTCTTTGTCTTCATACCCATTATTTGGGATAATTCATCTTCTTTTTCCCGCTGCTCGGAACTTTCTCTTTGATCTCCCTGATCTCTTTGATCTCCCTGATCTTCTCCCGAAGAAGAAGGTTTGTCAAAAATAAAAGAGCTTAGACGATTTTCTAAAAGTTCCGGAAATTTTGTAATGCTACCCAAGCCATAGGATTTAGCGGGTTCCGTTTTGAGCCGGACCTCCCGAAGTTGAGAAAGATGCATTCTTTCCGAAGAAGTGCGGATTAATGTTTCCGGAATATTTGATTGAGGAGAGTTTTTAGTGTTTTGAATAATATTTTTCGAAGCATCTGTCATAGGAAACATGGGACGCGAAGGTTCGAGATTTTTTTCTGGAGTCTTCGTGACGGATTTAAAAAGGAGATGATTTAGAGGGATAGGACGTGATCGCTCTCCTGTCTTATTATAAGGCATTGCTTTTTGTGACGAACCGAATAATATGTATTTTTCTCTTGTATCGGAACAATGATAAAAAGATCGTGACTCAGCAAATTGTTTTTCATAGTAAGATTCATTTTGTGAATTGAATCTTGAAAATAACTTTGCCGTGATTTGTTGACATTTAGTTTTAGTTATCGCATTAGCCTGCGATTCAGGTAAATTAGGTATGAAACCGTCACTATAATTGCAAAAAGAATATGTCGAATTCAATGTTTCATAACGCTCAGATAGCCATGATGTCATAAATCAGACCTCTGAACAGATAGCTTGCTGTTTTTTTATTTTCAAAATTTGACTTCGAATTTTTTCATAAATAGGGCTTTGAGATTTTTCCCAAGCAATCTCAAGTGCTTTTTCTGCTTCTTCCCTTTCTTCTAACAAGCTGTAACAGGCATAAGCATAATAATGAGGAGAGGGATCTTGAGTACGAAGTATTGCCGTAATCCCGTAGGCATGCAAAGCCTTTTCATATTCCTTACTCATGTGAAGAGAAGATCCCAAAGCTATCCAAAATTTTGAAACGTAGGGATTGAAAAAGACTAACCAACGAAAAATCGTTATACTTTGGGAGTAATTTTCATTTAAATAGAACCCATAACCTTCTTTATAAACTCTTTCAAGTTCTTCAGTAGTTATTTTAAAAACTTTTTGAAAAGTTTCTTCTTTCATCAGTTCAGAGGGAACGAAATCTTGCATGTATCTTTCAAGATCATCAGGGAAAGGGTAGCTCGTTTTTTTTTGTTTCGCAATTTTTTCTAAGAGTTGATTCAAAGCTTGCATAAATGATTCTCTATGGCCTGATATTATATATGAAAGTATCTATGACTTCTTTTAATAATTTCAAAATGTTGGATCTACCCTGATGGCATTGAGAGGCTTCTTGAAGATAACGCTGCATATCGGTCCTTTCCAATTGCGTAATTTTCTCCAAACTGTCTTTGCGCATTTGAATATTTTCCTTAAGAAGTTTTTTTTCGTCTTCGTTCCAGGTATACTTATTTGCAGGGATATCCACACCGAGCTCTCGAGCTTTTTCTATCAACAGCTTCATTTCCTCATCATTTTTCCAATCAATATCTCCTTTTTCAGAGTTAATTTTTGAAGTTAATAAGGTGAGGATATCAACATTATCGGTGCGTTTTTTAATTTTTAGATATAACTCATGAGCTTCGGCTTCGGCTTGACCTAAAATTTTAGCCATAAGCCTCATATATTTGATAAATACGTTTTCGTCCTCTTCAGTTTTTTTTGGCTGTGTAGGAAGAAATTTATTCCTTTCCATATCGGAAAAAAGTTTTAGAGGAGAAGACATTTTCTTTACAAGAGTTTGTTGACTCGTCTCCATGGGTTTAACGGTTCTTAGATATTGAAAATCATTAATTGTAAGATGATGGTTTGGGGATGATACTTTTTCTTTCTCGGAAGTAACTCTTGCAGAGTCTTTCTTATTGATTTCATCTCGGTTTTGAGATTCCTGATCTTGAGAATCGTCATCCTGAGAATTTTTTCCTTCACGATTATTGTGCTCATCTTTTGAACAGTCTCTGTTAAGATCCGATTTCGAACTTTCGAAAGTTTTTTCTTCATTGTCCGCTTTTAAAGAGAGCGACATGTTATTCGATTTTTGCTGTTCTCTCACAGGCTTTTCTTGTAGCCCAGCCGTCTTATTGACATGAGATATCGGAGCTGCAGATATTTGTTGTGTCAAGGAATCCAAACTTGAATGGAATTTCGAAGGCGTTTGGGATGAAGAAGTTTGGTTGTAATCCTTGCGATTATCGGTTGAAAATCTCATATCGTTAATCGGAACTTCTGAAGGAGAGACATTAGGTTTCATTACCGAAACAGTTGATGATGATTCCGAATGTAAAGGAAGCATGTCTATTTCTTTGGACAATGTTTGTAATTCAATTTCCAGGCTAATGTCTTCAGGTCTGAGAAATACGAGAGATTTTGACTCAAAGAATAATTGTTGAGAACTAGTAAAGGGGGGGGGAGCCTGTGAAACGGAATAAATGCATTCCATGACTACATTCTGTATGTCGAGATTTACTATTTCAGGTTCTAAGGAGACCATCACCTCTCCGAGAATTGTTTTCATGACGCCTGTGTTCGTGACACTTCCTTCTAAAGAGACTGCACCTTCGGATTTGATCATACCTGAAACTGTGGATGATGCAGAATTATAAGAGATGTTGTCGCCATTAGTCATAGTTCTAAGTTGTCGGGAGCAAAAGGGTTAAAACAACGCAAACTTATCTAAAACACTATTTTCATGCAACCTAAAGCAAAATTTATGTTTAGTTTTTAAATGATT
This region includes:
- a CDS encoding NhaD family Na+:H+ antiporter, with the translated sequence MYHSHSFKQLKYIGGVILIYEDVVERMLLLELASLFLIGYMGIVFEGFLKINKSAVALIMGGMMWLFCFFHLGHGSSGEMALELADTAQVIFFLFAAMAIIELIDAHKGFELLVRCFRFSSGYSLLWLLIGISFFMSAALDNLTSIIIIVSILKRLVKNREDRWILGAVCVIAVNAGGAWTPLGDVTTTMLWINNKVSSWGIIKSLFFPSAICALVSGLVAQLFLKKRHIAMHDNVSKSDPQPGAYVILILGIGSLLMVPVWKTCVGLPPFMGGLLGLGLVWLASDWLHHPHGESRSHLRVPYILTKIDISSITFFIGILMAVNALTYGKILFSFSEFLDRLLPSRNYVAVVIGLVSSILDNVPLVAATIGMYDLPTDHTLWKLIAYAAGTGGSILVIGSAAGVAYMGIEKVDFLWYFKKISLVAILGYFGGLVTYFVLNGVLGL
- a CDS encoding protease-like activity factor CPAF — protein: MKKLFVSLAFCLLVSNFNGICGENKKYGVCDNSQSILFNGLQDLDFINHLVNTKYAPISWKEKIFGWSAEKELQNFRDRLSWHYYLKVSHIQEGMFKYFESLQDYHAGIHFFATERSYLPLVLKRTVNGSVFVVDALSNINGLSIGDEIIEFDGVPIRSVIAYKMKGKGGLTDLSNAVRSLTFVSKAGGASYVPSGCSSLLLRKSDGSLKNVVVSWHYTPEQVKDLLNIHTHIPTPYAVRSIFKHDQKKTQSVSQSLRTDMMPFFWQFRKHWESSFREHGLGAKLGFLPYFGHSVLWEQATGPFRAYICKVVDSAGISKNLGFIRIPTYSWEEMQDAVDEPWELFGKIVSFMQAHTDGLIIDQQNNPGGSVFYMYGLISMLIDQPVRLPLHHMTITQEEVESSVNWLETLKDVATDYQAQAVLGEHIEGLVTDIRSARAIKDFSQKIIREWEFGRYSFTNPLPLLGFDKVYPNPYYRYTKPIIMLINEECYSCGDLMPAIMKDNDRSLLIGQVTAGAGGFVYQVEFPNRSGINSCSLTGSMALRKDGSYIENVGVTPDVILNLTNFDLKSGDYKDYVQNVENLSLSWIQEHNSGMNASDPDPHFVIQ
- a CDS encoding SycD/LcrH family type III secretion system chaperone, coding for MQALNQLLEKIAKQKKTSYPFPDDLERYMQDFVPSELMKEETFQKVFKITTEELERVYKEGYGFYLNENYSQSITIFRWLVFFNPYVSKFWIALGSSLHMSKEYEKALHAYGITAILRTQDPSPHYYAYACYSLLEEREEAEKALEIAWEKSQSPIYEKIRSQILKIKKQQAICSEV
- the ispH gene encoding 4-hydroxy-3-methylbut-2-enyl diphosphate reductase, with protein sequence MKKLFLTNPRGFCAGVVRAINIVETALLKWGPPIYVKHEIVHNEHVVKSLQDKGVLFIEDLDIVPCGERVIYSAHGVSPEIRQQARKRGLQEVDATCGLVTKIHSAVKRFSKKGFQIILIGHRNHTEIIGIRGEAPENVIVVENIEDVETLPNFNEPVFCVTQTTLSLDDVKLISDALLKKYPTLQTLPTSSVCYATVNRQRALRAILDRVDLVLVIGDKKSSNSNRLCEVAIRRGIPAILIGDSSEISMDLIQNYSNIGLTAGASTPEYVVQSCITVLKDLGISEIEYITYVEEDVVFELPKELCLC